The DNA window tcttggctgtaagatccgaacagacaatggaatcatgaaaattgtcaaagaagcgctggtggttttaaaggcaagaaagacaGTTGCAAACATGTTTGTATTAATGGGAGAAACACATCATGAGGCAGAAGCATCAATCGCATCAGCCAGTCCTGCAgaagagaagacgatgatgtggcatcaaaaactaggccacatgtcagagaaaggtttaaaggttctctctgatcagaagttactccctgggcttacaaaggttactttacccttttgtgagcactgtgttacaagcaaacaacataggttgaagtttggcacgtcaacaactaagagcaaatgcatcttagacctgattcactctgatgtttggcaagcaccggttgtatccttgggaggagcaagatactttgtatcattcatagatgacttctccaggagatgttgggtgtatccgattagaaggaaggcagatgtgttcgcagtttttaaaaccttcaaagTGCGAGTAGAacttgaatctgaaaagaagatcaagtgtttgaggactgacaatggaggagaatataccagtgatgaatttgataacttcTGTCAACATGAAGTATCAAAGGCAGTTCACAACGGcatacactccacaacaaaatggagtggcagagcggatgaacagaactctattggaaagaacaagaagcaatgttgaaggctgcaggtctagaaaagtcattctgggcagaagcagtcAATACCGCCTGTTATGTAATAAATCGATCTCCGTCTACTGCAATTGAGTTGAAGACACCGATGGAGATGTGGACTGGAAAGCCAGCTGATTATTCTCGATTGCATATATTTGGAAGTCCTGTGTACGTGATGTACAATACTCAAGAGGTCAGCAAGCTGGattcaaaatccagaaaatgtgTATTCTTAGGATATGCTGATGGAGTGAAGGGGTATCGCTTGTGGGATCCCACTGCCCACAAGGTAGTCATCAGCAGAGATGTCATATttgcagaagataaaatgcaaatggaagaaaataatagcattttaaaggaGACTACAGAAGTCCAGATGGAAAATACTCAGAATCATATTTCTTCTGAAGCTGTAccagagcatgaagaacaagaacaaatagagtCTGAAACTCCTGAAGTTCGACGGTCAACTCATGAAAGAAGACCACCGGCTTGGCACTCAGAATATGTTACTGAGAGCAACATTGCATACTGTCTTCTAACAGAGGATGGAGAGCCATCAACTTTCCATGAGGCTATCAAAAGCACAGATGTATCTATATGGATGACAGCAATGcaagaggagattgaagctctgcacaagaataacacttgggatcttgttccgctaccacaaggaagaaaggccattggcaacaaatgggtttacaagataaagcgtgatggcaatgatcaagtggagcggtatcgtgcaagattggtggtgaaaggatatgctcagaaagaaggaatagacttcaatgagatattttctctggtggtacgacttactacaatcagagtagtcttggcaatgtgtgctatatttgatcttcacttagagcagttagatgtgaaaactgcatttcttcatggagaacttgaagaagaaaattatatatgctCCAACTAGAGGGTTTTGCTGAAACAGGCAAGGAGAACTTGGTTTGCAGGTTGAACAAATCTCTATACGGTCTCAAACAGGCGCCGAGGTGTTGGTAacaagagatttgattccttcataattagccttgggtacaacagactcagtcagaccattgtacgtattacaagaggtttgaagaaaaatgatgttttcatcattctgttgttgtacgtggatgacatgttggtaataggccccaacaaagatcgagtccaagaattgaaggcacagttggctagggagtttgatatgaaggacttgggaccagcaaacaagattctagggatgcaaattcaccgagacagaagtaagaggaagatttggctttctcagaagaattatttaaagaagatCTTGCGACGCTTCAACATGCAAGATTGTAAGCCAATTTCCACCCCACTTCctgttaacttcaaattatcctcAAGTATGTCTCCTAGCAATGAAGCAGAGAGGATGGAGATGTCTCGAGTACCGTATGCATCAGCAGTGGGAAGTTTAATGTTTGCCATGATATGTACAAGACCAGACATTGCACAAGCAGTGGGAGCAGCTAGTCGATATATGGCAAATCCTGGTAGAGAGCATTGGAATACTATCAAGAGGATCTTGAGATACATCAAGGGTACCTCAGATACCACATTATGTTATGGAGGATCAGAATTCACTGTCAGAGGTTATGTTGACTCAGATTTTGCTGGtgaccttgagaaaagaaaatccactacaGGCTATGTGTTCATAATTGTAGGAGGAGCTGTGAGCTGGGTCTCTAAACTCCAGACTGTTGTAGCATTATCCACAACAGAAGCTGAGTATATGGCAGCTACACAAGCTTGTAAAGAAGCAATATGGATGAAGAAACTTATGGAGGAGCTCGGGCACAAACAAGAGAAGattcttttgtattgtgatagtcagagtgccttgcatattgcaaggaatctggcgtttcattcaagaacaaaacatatagatgttcaatatcactttgttcgcgaaGTGGTGGAAGATGGAAGTGTGGATTTTCAGAAGGTTCACACAAAGGAAAACCCAGCAGATGCTTTGACCAAACCAGTCAACACTGATAAGTATATATGGTGCAGATCCTCTTATGGCCTAGCAGAAACGTAAGCAGCATGAAGATGGCAAGTATTgaaaggatagaagaatcacAAATGATGAAGTGTGAAGACTTGATTCAATCATCAAAGTCTTCAAGTGGGAGAATGTGAAGATAGGTGGAGGTGCCCACCTTGCCCACTTGACCAACTTGGCCACTTGGCCACTTGCCCACTTGGCCAAGTTGGCCAAGTTGGCCACTTGCTCTTCCAAggatgcttgcctataaataggcaagcaTCCAAGCATTATATATgccaagtgaagagagaaataagagatagtgaagagagaaataagagagagtgaagagggaaagtaatcccactaaattgtgaggtatttgtgagagagtaagtgaggtgttttctcctagtaatagagagattcttagttgttcttcTATTatagagagaggttgtaattcccacattactagtaaaatccttctatacttgcccgtggacgtagcctaattgggtgaaccacgtaaattctcgtgtgtctcatttctcatttaagccttttatcttgtcgggtttgcatgccagtatcctaatAGCAAAAACACTAAACCTTCGCAAAAGCCAATTATGAAAGAAGATTCCTTCTGTTCTCTAATCAGAAAAATCTCAGTTTAATTAATGGCAATAAGCAAGCTATTCCAAGCTTATTTTACAGAATATTAACTCACtccagttttttcttcttccaataAACTATAAAAGAATAGAATTATGTTCTTAATTAGCACAAATGGCAAACAAATGGCCTTCTGTACATTTGAATAACGATTCAGTACTTGGTGGCACGAAGGTTCTCTCCAGCTAGTGCCAAGTTCAATTATTGTAAAATTGATTCCTTCCAACTTGTTTCCTAGAATCGATGAGACTCAAATTTCTTTGTGAATCTGATTCCTTATAACTAAACTTTTCCTTTCCAATTTAattcatataattgttttttttttttgctgtaacTGATCTTGATTTCTCTCCGAAGCTTGATATCTTTATATCTTACTCTAGTTAACTTCATGACATAATCAATGTGACGCAACCTGACCACCTCATCCTAacaaaaaatctatttacatCTCAAATCCGAGTAAACAAGTTGCTTGCATTAAACCCCAATATTGAAGGAATAATAGAAAATGGAATTTTTGGTAAAAAAGTTGCCTCAGATTCTATTCTTTGACATAGACAAATTGACCATATAATAATCTTAAATATAATTGTgtatgaaaattaataataataatttaggaagttttttttttcaaccaacaAAACTTAAACAAATTAGATTGATGCAAAGCATGGGTGTTTCCTTTggctcatgttttttatttttctttctctatgtTGGAAGTTTGAAAAACCTCTTGACAATAATACAGTTCACAAATTAGATTGATGCAACTAAGTTAAACTTGAGCAACCTTCAAGCATTAGTTTGAACTGTGCAagtgagaaagagaaagaaaaaagcaatcTTCAAGAGTAACAAATGAGTTTTTCTCATTCCATAACAAGAACAATTAGGTTGTCGAATTTCAAATCAGATGGAAAAATTTTAAAGGGCATTAAAGCCAACAAATACATATCAACTGATCAGAAAGAAGCCTTTGGAGTAACTTCAAGCATCTCTCTCTATAAATGATCTTGTGCTCCatgatttatcttttaatgctCTCACGTCCAATCCAACACTAGGTTGTCCATGTCTTCTAAGCCGTTGACCTATTCCGTTCCCTACAAACCAACAAAATTCAATACAAACAACAACTCCGTTTTACTTTTAGTTAAgaaacttattttataattaaaaaggttattttcacatcgtttttttttttttttttgttttaaaatatcaaatttgaaataaaatataaaaacaaaaatcaatattaaaaaatttccaaatcAACTAaagtgattttataaatttatgttaGTCATTGttggcttttctttttttacacaagaatatcaaaaacataCAAGTTTTCAATTCatgttttaagaaatttaaaatattatcataaaaaataaatcaaaccgtctctaatatttctaattttagctCTTCCTGCTATTCTTTTTGCCTTAAAAGACACACGAGTTgctaccaataaaaataatgtttaattaagTGCGATTCGATGGATTGTTTGATATCAGCTTAAGTGATTCAACTAATGCATTTTGGGGGATTTTATAGCtaataattaattgatgtttttaaaattaaataagaaaaaaaattcattaaagataatatttaatttcataaattaaatagaattaaataaaactaaagggAATATTTATTCTTACCCAAATTATTACTCGGAGAGGTTTTGTTTGCATCATATAAGCTTTTCCACTGCGCAGTTGTAGACGCTCTTATAAGACCATAATTGGGATGATGAGGAAGCAGACGATATGGCCGTGATGCAGGCATCACTCTATCTCTTCCCACTTCTAACTCTTTGATCACATGAACTTCACATTCTGTCACATTAATGTCTTTTCTCCCCGATTCAAGTGCAGTTCCAACTCCTCATCTCTTGACTCTATGTTGCTAATCTCCCGATCCCACTCTGACCCTTCAAATGAATCTGTCTCTTCTACtatcacatgaatcccacacTGTACCACTTTGCTTCCATCAAAAgtttattaatatcaagtttaaacacacaaaaaataaaaaaaaactgttagaTTTGGATGTTTTCATTACTTAATAAACTTTATATATAAGAAACTTTACTGGTTTTTCTGTCTTCCGATCACCATCGATGACAAAACCATCACCAAACAGTTTATTAGTATTGACTTTGGATTAGAATTGAATGTTCTAAATACTTGGTAAACTGAAAAATAAGGGACGCAAACATTGCTCATTAACAACTGTTGTCAGCCAATCATTAGAGCCACTTTTATGAATTTGTGTTGGGCATAAATGAGAATATCAGATCATgtgattaaagaaaacaaaagcttcCCTTCTTTTGGACTAATGCTGTTTCTACTTTCTACCGGTCAGGAATCATGTCAGGTCCAAAAGCAGAGGTAGCAAAAACACTAAACCTTCGCAAAAGCCAATTATGAAAGAAGATTCCTTCTGTTCTCTAATCAGAAAAATGTCAGTTTAATTAATGGCAATAAGCAAGCTATTCCAAGCTTATTTTACAGAATATTAACTCACtccagttttttcttcttccaataAACTATAAAAGAATAGAATTATGTTCTTAATTAGCACAAATGGCAAACAAATGGCCTTCAGTACATTTGAATAACGATTCAGTACTTAGTGGCACGAAGGTTCTCTCTAGCTAGTGCCAAGTTCAATTATTGTAAAATCGATTCCTTCCAACTTGTTTCCTAGAATCGATGAGACTCAAATTTCTTGGTGAATCTGATTCCTTATAACTAAACTTTTCCTTTCCAATTAATATtcataattaatatgttttttttttttttttttttgctttaaactGATCTTGATTCTCTCCGAAGCTTGATGTCTTTATATCTTACTCTAGTTAACTTCATGACATAATCAATGTGACGCAACCTGACCACCTCATCCTAACAAAAAATCTATCTACATCTCAAATCCGAGTAAACAAGTTGCTTGCATTAAACCCCAATATTGAAGCATCTCTCTCTATAAATGATCTTGTGCTCCatgatttatcttttaatgctCTCACGTCCAATCCAACACTAGGTTGTCCATGTCTTCGAGGCCGTTGTCCTCTTCCATTCCCTACAAACCAACaaaattcaatacaaaaaacaacTCCGTTTTACTTTTAGTTAAgaaacttattttataattaaaaaaggttattttcacatcgttttttttttttttgttttaaaatatcaaatttgaaataaaatataaaaacaaaaatcaatattaaaaaatttccaaatcaactaaagtgatttttataaatttatttagtcattgttgctttttcttttttacacaAGAATATCAAAACATACAAGTTTTCAATTCatgttttaagaaatttaaaaatattatcataaaaaaataaatcaaaccgtctctaaatatttctaattttagctCTTGCCTGCTATTCTTTTGCCTTAAAAGACACACGAGTTgctaccaataaaaataatggtttaATTAAGTGCGATTCGATGGATTGTTTGATATCAGCTTAAGTGATTCAACTAATGCATTTTGGGGATTTTATAGCtaataattaattgatgtttttaaaattaaataagaaaaaaaatcatttaaagataatatttaatttcataaattaaatagaattaaataaaactaaagggAATATTTATTCTTACCATAAATTATTACTCGGCGAggttttttttgcatgaaataaGCTTTCCACTGCGCAGTTGTAGACGCTCTTATAAAACCATAATTGGGATGATGAGGAAGCAGACGATATGGCCGTGATGCAGGCATCACTCTATCTCTTCCCACTTCTAACTCTTTGATCACATGAACTTCACATTCTGTCACATTAATGTCTTTTCTCCCCGAATTCAAGTGCAGTTCCAACTCCTCATCTCTTGACTCTATGTTGTTAATCTCCCGATCCCACTCTGACCCTTCAAATGAATCTGTCTCTTCTACTATCACATGGATCCCACACTGTACCACTTTGCTTCCATCAATGGACTGGCTCGCCAGATACAGTTCCAATTCCTCATCTCCACAGTATTCTTCCATTGCCATATCACTTATACTTATGTATCTTACCCATTTACGAGGGTAACTGCATACTACTGTTAGTTTATCTTCAAACAATTGAACAccgttgtttttatttttataataacctTGTAACCAATGTGTCATTTCACAGTACTATGAACATCAATGGAGAAGAAGCAACCCAAACAACCAAGCCTTGGAAAACTGGAGGtatatgaaatgataatgaaCATCCTTCTCCACGGTAGCTTAACCAATTTGGCATTGGCATGTTACCTGGAAAGGAGTCAATAAAATACCCATAATCACCATTGCACGAtgcctgtatatatatatattgatttcaaGAAATGCTGAAATTTTAGAAACTAATTGATTAATGTGTATATTTGTGTGCTGGAGAGACAGAGATAGTACCTCAGCAAGACTCTTCAGGGAATTATTTGATGAATCACTGGGGAAATAAACCTCAATAGACCAGTAATTATTACTTGGACCTTCGATGCCCTGAATCTCTTCTAACATATAACATCTATTGAGAACCATAGATGGTGAGTTTTTTGACTGGATTGGAATTCTTACACTTTTCATTGAACTGCAACGAAAGGCATCCAAACAGTGTAAATTTGAGGGAAGATCTGAGATTGATACAAGCTTGATGCATTCCCGAacactcaaaatcaaaagcTTGGAAAGGAAGCCGATCCCGGAAGGCAGGCTAGAGAAATTGTTTTGTGATAGATCCAATTCTTCTAGAGAGGACAAACCCCTGAAATCAACACAGTTGGTTGTGCGATCAGACAAACCACTATTAGAAAACTTAAGACATTTCATTGATCTCCATTCGAAAGATGTTGGCAACAAACGTTTGCAATTTAAAACAGTACTTGCTATGATCGAAGATGAAACTGGTAGAGGCCAGGATGTAGACGACAGTGAAAGCCATGATGAAATTTGGGAAACCCAAGATGTAGGTGATGGTGAGTCCCGACAGAAACTGTATCCAGACAATGATAACTTTCTGACATACTTTAAATGTACAAATGAAGGTAGAAGTTCATTTTTAATTCCATCTGCTAGCAGCTCAGTTAAGGATTCCATATCACCCATGCATTCTGGCAACTTCTCAAGTTGTGAAcatccagaaatattcaaacgTTTAAGAGACTTTACATCACCAATGCTTTCGGGAAGAATCTTTAGGCTCCGGCATCTCTTTAGATTCAAGAAAATGAGGCTCTTCAAATTTCCAACAGATTGATGCACCTCAACTAAACTCGAGCAACCTTCCAACCTTAGTTTCTGTAGACTTGAACTGTGTAAGTTTGGTGTTTTAACTAGGAACTGAGAATGACTGAGATTAAGGATTTTCAGCTTGTTGAGAATCTgttaaaatagagagaaaaacaatgaaaagtaATCATATAAAGTCATAACATGTCAtaacatgtaaatataaattatatactgGAGAAATTTGGTGGATTGTTGTTTGTTTCGCACCTTTTCCCCTTTCCATAATTCTCTGAGGTTACTGTATTGCATATCAAGAACAACAAGATTGTCCAAAGTAAAATCAAATGGCAAATATTGCAAAGGACATTCAAACCAACAAATCCACATCAACACTTTAGAAAGTAGTTTGAAGGATCCGGTGAGATGTACCCCATTGATCTGTAGTAAATTTAAGCATCTCATTTTTGCAAATGATCCCGTGTTTAATGATTTAGCTTCTGATGCTCTCACATCCAGTGCAAGACCCTCTACAACTTCCGtaccctagaaaaaaaaacaatacaactttcatatcattatttttaataagcttGACAAGAAAATAAGCATGACTATGCTTTCATGTATGCATTGAGCTCTTACCTTTTGCTGGTCAAGTACATTCCATGCATCCTCTTGATTCCAAATTCTGTTCCTTTCTCCAGGTTGTTTCGGTGACTTTTCACGAATGATCTCCCTTCCCATGTCTCGTAATAGATCATGCATGGTTATCTTTCCAATGGCAGTAACTTTAATCAGAGACCTTTCATGGAGAGTTCCCAAATCAACTTCTGGATCGTAACCACAACGGGCTTCTAGCACTTTTTCAACGTATTCTTTCTTTCTACCAATAAAGAAGCATGCAATATCAAGGAAGGCATTTTGCAGTTCATCATCGACCAGTCCATCAAAACTTATTCTAAGCTTTCCTTGAATATCGCGGTTTGGAATTCTTCTCAACTTGTCAATTACAGATTTCCATCTGTCTTTGTTTTTCCCGGACAGACAAGCTCCTATAACCTCAAGAGCTAAAGGAAGTCCTCCACAGTAATCAACTGCATACTTCGAAAGCTCAATATAGTCTTCTGCTGGCTTGGTGTCCTTAAAGGCATGCCAGCTGAAAAGCTGAAGGGACTCGTCTGGTTTCAATTCTTCGATCCGATATGTTTGATCTGCTTTAACTAGAAAACTTGAATCTCTTGTTGTAATGATTACTCTACTTCCGGGACCAAACCAACTTCGCTCTCCCATCAAAGCATTTAGCTGGTCAAGATGAGACACATcatcagcaacaacaagaactcttttgCGACAAAGCCGTTCTTTGATCAGAACCATTCCTCTATCAACATTTCTGATGTTAGCAGcatcttgttttaaaatatcatgaagaagTTGCTTTTGTAAAAGAGCGAGACCATTAAATTGTCTTGATGTTTCATTGATATTCGAAAGAAAACAGCTTCCCTCGAATCCATAGCAAAGAtgattaaatacaacttttgcTATAGTTGTCTTTCCTATTCCTGGCATCCCATGTATGCCCACAATGCGTACATCATCTGTTGCAGTAGTTAGGAAGTCAAAAATATTGTGAGCAAGCGGATCGGTACGTACTAGGAGCTTAGGAATATTTAAGTGCTTGGGATCTAATTTATTCAACACATCCTTGATAATCTCTTGGATAAATTTTGCTTCATGCCTGTTCATAGACAAAGGCAAGTCATTTGATAGCAAGTTAATTAAATATgcccaaaacaattttttattgtttaactttgaaaaatcaaatgtgTAATGACTCCATAAATGGCAGCAAGTGAATCTTAGAGAGAAAAGGCATACCCATTTTCCATATCATTGAGATTCCATCCAGAAAGATTTCCCGCATCCTCAAGAGCTTTTCTCCACTCCTTCACCTTTTCTTTATAACGTTCTTCATGTTTatcaaatgcttttgaaaaactGTCAGTCTGCTTTCTAACATCTGAAGGATCAATGTCATAGAATATAGGAAGAGCAATCTGAATGGTTTTCCTATTTTTGCACTCAAGAATCTCTACAAGCTCATTAAGACACCATCTAGAAGAAGCATATCCttttgaaaagacaattatagagatctttgattcttgaattgcctTGAGGAGATGATCGGAGATTTCTTCTCCTCTAGGAAGTTCATTATCATCTCGAAAAGTGTGGATTCCTGCTTGGACTAAGGCTGTATATAGATGATCTGTAAATGTCTTGCGAGTATCTTCTCCTCTAAAACTCAAAAAGACATCATAGGCCCCTTCTGTTCTAGATTTAGAAGACTCTGGCTCTATTATGACAGCTGCAGAAATTAAGGCACAATTAATTACCAATGGAGCAATTGCAGAAGGTATCTACTCTCTTGCAAATACTAGCAAGGGTTGCATGTGAAGTGATCATCAAAGATAATACAATAGCTTAAGCTAAATAACGAGAgagcataaaaaaatagcaactgACAAATAGTTTCATCTATAATTAAGTTTAAGTGATACCGACAATTGAAAGTTATTAATCTTTGGCTAACTACCAACACATCACAGGCAGAAAGTCTACGAACATGAAAAAGATAATGGAAAGGAACTAACTGTGATGGGATGATTCGACAATAATCTTGTACTAGAAGACATAAACTGATCAATGATCTATCTGAACATAAAGCTTTCAAATTATTGCTATCAGTAAATTcatgaaatcaaaaaagaaaaaagcaaagaagagtTAGTTATACCTATATAGAAGGAAAAGGGTTGGTTGGATTCCACCAC is part of the Populus alba chromosome 10, ASM523922v2, whole genome shotgun sequence genome and encodes:
- the LOC118057383 gene encoding TMV resistance protein N: MENGHEAKFIQEIIKDVLNKLDPKHLNIPKLLVRTDPLAHNIFDFLTTATDDVRIVGIHGMPGIGKTTIAKVVFNHLCYGFEGSCFLSNINETSRQFNGLALLQKQLLHDILKQDAANIRNVDRGMVLIKERLCRKRVLVVADDVSHLDQLNALMGERSWFGPGSRVIITTRDSSFLVKADQTYRIEELKPDESLQLFSWHAFKDTKPAEDYIELSKYAVDYCGGLPLALEVIGACLSGKNKDRWKSVIDKLRRIPNRDIQGKLRISFDGLVDDELQNAFLDIACFFIGRKKEYVEKVLEARCGYDPEVDLGTLHERSLIKVTAIGKITMHDLLRDMGREIIREKSPKQPGERNRIWNQEDAWNVLDQQKGTEVVEGLALDVRASEAKSLNTGSFAKMRCLNLLQINGVHLTGSFKLLSKVLMWICWFECPLQYLPFDFTLDNLVVLDMQYSNLRELWKGEKILNKLKILNLSHSQFLVKTPNLHSSSLQKLRLEGCSSLVEVHQSVGNLKSLIFLNLKRCRSLKILPESIGDVKSLKRLNISGCSQLEKLPECMGDMESLTELLADGIKNELLPSFVHLKYVRKLSLSGYSFCRDSPSPTSWVSQISSWLSLSSTSWPLPVSSSIIASTVLNCKRLLPTSFEWRSMKCLKFSNSGLSDRTTNCVDFRGLSSLEELDLSQNNFSSLPSGIGFLSKLLILSVRECIKLVSISDLPSNLHCLDAFRCSSMKSVRIPIQSKNSPSMVLNRCYMLEEIQGIEGPSNNYWSIEVYFPSDSSNNSLKSLAEVLSLSLQHTNIHINQLVSKISAFLEINIYIYRHRAMVIMGILLTPFQVTCQCQIG